The Rhizobium favelukesii genome window below encodes:
- the traC gene encoding conjugal transfer protein TraC, translated as MKKPTAKIREEIARLQEQLKQAETRDAERIGRIALRAGLGEIEIEEGELLSAFEEVAARFRAQARPAQGRKPATTPPNGAGEAAGRSAEA; from the coding sequence ATGAAGAAGCCAACCGCCAAAATCCGGGAAGAGATTGCTCGCCTGCAGGAGCAACTCAAGCAGGCCGAAACACGTGACGCCGAGCGCATCGGTCGGATCGCGCTACGGGCAGGGCTCGGAGAGATCGAGATAGAGGAGGGTGAACTTCTGTCGGCGTTCGAAGAAGTCGCGGCTCGGTTTCGGGCACAGGCGAGACCCGCTCAGGGGCGCAAGCCTGCGACCACGCCGCCGAACGGCGCTGGCGAGGCTGCGGGCCGGTCTGCTGAGGCTTGA
- the traD gene encoding conjugal transfer protein TraD, whose translation MSTAEARKKDAREKIELGGLIVKAGLRYEKRALLLGLLIDASARIKADEAERTRLSELGAKAFADDA comes from the coding sequence ATGTCGACGGCCGAGGCTCGGAAAAAGGACGCGCGGGAAAAGATCGAACTTGGCGGCCTGATCGTCAAGGCCGGCCTGCGCTACGAGAAGCGCGCGCTCTTGCTCGGGCTTCTGATCGATGCCAGCGCACGGATAAAGGCTGACGAGGCGGAGCGAACGCGTCTGAGTGAACTCGGTGCGAAGGCATTCGCCGATGACGCCTAA